The proteins below come from a single Methyloprofundus sedimenti genomic window:
- a CDS encoding NAD(P)-dependent oxidoreductase, whose amino-acid sequence MNHTHKSLGFIGIGLMGQPMSLRLLAAGYRVNVWNRTPEKLNTVIQAGAIPCKSVTDLVAQSDIILLCLADSPIVENIVLQHLLPLGTKHKLLIDLSSTHPETTRQLAQLLHKNCAMDWVDAPVSGGVAGATDGTLAIMAGGNEKSVKIAREVLESLYSQFTHMGKVGSGQITKVCNQMIVSCNVLVIAEMIALAEKSGVDASKIATALTGGFADSKPLQIVAPEMASGIFTPIKWRVKTLLKDLHMATDLASTQSTSTPMTALAAQLMQLHGSHGFLEQDPATLIKLYNNKK is encoded by the coding sequence ATGAATCACACGCACAAAAGCCTTGGATTTATCGGTATAGGATTAATGGGACAACCCATGTCTCTCCGTCTGTTAGCGGCAGGTTACCGCGTTAATGTCTGGAATCGAACGCCAGAAAAACTTAATACAGTGATCCAGGCAGGCGCTATACCCTGTAAAAGTGTTACTGATCTAGTTGCTCAATCTGATATTATCCTGCTCTGCCTTGCAGATAGCCCAATTGTAGAAAATATCGTTTTGCAGCACTTACTCCCATTGGGTACCAAGCATAAATTACTGATTGACTTGTCTAGTACACACCCTGAAACAACCCGTCAACTGGCACAACTTTTACATAAAAACTGTGCAATGGATTGGGTTGATGCGCCTGTCTCTGGAGGCGTTGCCGGTGCGACAGATGGCACCCTTGCCATTATGGCGGGGGGCAATGAAAAGTCCGTTAAAATTGCTCGTGAAGTACTGGAATCTTTATATAGCCAATTCACTCATATGGGGAAAGTTGGCAGCGGTCAGATAACCAAGGTTTGCAATCAAATGATTGTTAGCTGTAATGTCCTGGTTATTGCGGAAATGATTGCATTAGCAGAAAAATCCGGAGTAGATGCCAGTAAAATTGCCACTGCTCTGACAGGTGGTTTTGCCGACTCTAAGCCGCTGCAAATCGTAGCTCCTGAAATGGCAAGCGGCATTTTTACACCCATTAAATGGCGTGTCAAAACATTATTAAAAGACCTTCATATGGCCACCGATTTAGCTAGCACCCAGTCTACATCTACGCCAATGACGGCACTAGCGGCACAGCTTATGC
- a CDS encoding YbjQ family protein has translation MQFSTTPEIPCKTIQKNLGVVTGNVVQSKHVGRDLMAGLKGIIGGEIVGYTEMLAEARDIAIQRMVDEATKRGADAIINIRFTTSAIMANASEILAYGTAVKLKDQE, from the coding sequence ATGCAATTCTCTACTACTCCTGAAATTCCATGCAAAACAATTCAAAAAAACCTCGGCGTTGTCACAGGTAATGTCGTGCAATCCAAGCATGTTGGGCGTGATCTTATGGCTGGCCTGAAGGGTATTATTGGCGGGGAAATTGTCGGTTACACTGAAATGCTAGCCGAAGCTCGCGATATCGCTATCCAAAGAATGGTTGATGAAGCAACAAAACGCGGAGCTGATGCGATTATTAATATACGCTTTACAACCAGTGCTATTATGGCGAATGCGTCTGAAATACTTGCCTATGGTACTGCTGTGAAATTAAAAGATCAGGAATAA
- a CDS encoding peptidoglycan DD-metalloendopeptidase family protein, with amino-acid sequence MNKLLLTLLLVPQISLSSALPKQLAVPGGIVNIELGSVETPAPEVFFQDKRVLILENDHRWFAVIGIPLTSKTGQHAIQVKTEGKTTELAFDIVDKDYPAQYITIKNKRMVNPNPDDLKRISSERPAINKALNTWTEQPVEDLLFSLPVKGRLSSPFGLKRFFNNQPKNPHSGLDIAASTGTAISAPAPGMVINTGSYYYNGNTVFLDHGQGLISGYFHMSKITVKAGQIVEQGTKLGEVGETGRVTGPHLHWNVYLNKTKVDPALFVPELSETKTEPVQ; translated from the coding sequence ATGAATAAATTGCTCTTAACATTATTATTGGTACCGCAAATATCGCTGAGTAGCGCCCTTCCAAAACAACTGGCGGTGCCAGGTGGTATTGTTAATATTGAACTTGGATCTGTAGAAACACCGGCACCAGAAGTTTTTTTTCAGGATAAACGCGTTTTGATTCTGGAAAATGATCATAGGTGGTTTGCTGTGATTGGTATTCCACTTACGAGCAAAACAGGGCAACACGCTATCCAGGTAAAAACAGAGGGGAAAACCACCGAGCTAGCTTTTGATATCGTTGATAAAGACTACCCTGCGCAATACATTACCATTAAAAACAAACGCATGGTTAATCCAAATCCTGATGATCTTAAGCGTATTAGCAGTGAACGGCCTGCAATCAATAAAGCGTTGAACACCTGGACTGAACAGCCGGTTGAAGACTTATTATTTAGCCTGCCGGTCAAGGGACGTTTAAGTAGCCCGTTCGGTCTCAAACGTTTTTTTAATAACCAGCCCAAAAACCCTCATAGCGGTCTGGACATTGCTGCATCAACCGGTACAGCAATTAGCGCACCGGCTCCTGGTATGGTCATCAATACCGGCAGCTATTATTACAATGGCAATACTGTGTTTTTAGACCATGGACAAGGACTGATAAGTGGTTATTTTCATATGTCGAAAATAACTGTCAAAGCAGGACAAATTGTTGAACAAGGGACTAAACTCGGAGAAGTAGGTGAAACTGGACGAGTCACCGGGCCACATTTACACTGGAATGTTTATTTAAATAAAACCAAAGTAGATCCTGCCCTGTTTGTACCTGAACTATCGGAAACAAAAACAGAACCTGTACAATAA
- the xseA gene encoding exodeoxyribonuclease VII large subunit has protein sequence MDSFTPTMQTIYSVSRLNRDVKFLLEQNFFSIQISGEISNLSRPSSGHLYFSLKDERAQVRCALFKSQAQRLKFKPENGLQILASANVSLYESRGDYQLIINQMQESGDGALRLAFEQLKAKLDAKGLFSPDHKKQLPRIPAAIGIITSASGAAIRDILSVLARRFPSIPIIIYPVMVQGNEAKYEINQAIITANQRKECDVLLLARGGGSLEDLWAFNEEMVANAIYKSHIPIISGIGHETDTTIADYVADLRAATPTAAAEHCTPDGQQWLGQFQAYEQRLIQLIKNNIQQTAQHLDWLTKNLQLQHPGKQLQIKAQRLDELELRLTNTLKNQLSQAKARLKTHHAQLWQYNPAHTVQRLKSEYLALNNRLFTNIKIKLHTRHERLAHLSQTLNIVSPLATLQRGYTLSTDQQGKLITSTQHLKVGQTFNTRLATGSINSQIREIKHE, from the coding sequence ATGGATTCTTTCACTCCCACTATGCAAACAATTTATAGCGTTTCCCGGCTCAATCGAGATGTTAAATTTCTGCTGGAACAAAACTTCTTTTCTATACAAATCAGCGGTGAAATCTCTAATCTAAGTCGCCCGTCATCTGGTCATCTTTATTTCTCTTTAAAAGATGAACGCGCTCAGGTGCGTTGCGCCTTATTTAAAAGCCAGGCACAGAGGCTTAAATTTAAACCTGAAAATGGCCTGCAAATTCTGGCTAGTGCCAATGTTAGCCTCTATGAATCTCGTGGAGATTATCAATTAATTATCAATCAGATGCAGGAATCCGGCGATGGCGCGTTGCGCCTCGCCTTCGAACAACTCAAAGCCAAGCTAGATGCAAAAGGACTTTTTTCCCCGGATCACAAAAAGCAATTACCACGGATCCCTGCGGCAATTGGAATTATTACATCGGCATCGGGTGCTGCCATACGCGACATCTTATCCGTACTTGCCCGCCGATTTCCAAGTATTCCGATTATTATTTATCCCGTTATGGTTCAGGGTAACGAAGCGAAATACGAAATCAATCAGGCGATCATTACGGCTAATCAGCGTAAAGAATGTGATGTTCTGCTATTAGCGCGTGGTGGCGGTTCATTAGAGGATTTATGGGCATTTAATGAAGAAATGGTCGCAAATGCAATATATAAAAGCCATATTCCGATTATCAGCGGCATAGGCCATGAAACCGACACGACTATTGCAGATTATGTCGCCGATTTACGCGCAGCCACACCAACGGCGGCGGCAGAGCATTGTACACCTGACGGACAACAATGGTTAGGACAGTTTCAGGCATATGAGCAGCGTTTAATTCAATTGATAAAAAATAACATTCAACAGACTGCGCAACACCTGGACTGGCTAACTAAAAACCTGCAATTGCAGCATCCCGGTAAACAATTACAAATCAAAGCACAACGGCTCGATGAATTAGAACTACGCCTGACGAATACACTGAAAAACCAGCTAAGTCAGGCGAAAGCAAGACTAAAGACACATCATGCACAACTATGGCAATATAACCCGGCGCATACAGTGCAGCGACTTAAAAGTGAATACCTGGCTCTAAACAATCGCCTCTTTACTAACATTAAAATCAAGTTACATACACGACATGAAAGACTAGCCCACCTTAGCCAGACTCTAAATATCGTCAGCCCTCTGGCCACCCTGCAACGCGGTTATACTTTAAGTACCGATCAGCAGGGCAAACTAATCACATCGACACAGCACCTAAAAGTCGGACAAACTTTTAATACACGCCTGGCAACAGGTTCAATTAACAGCCAGATACGGGAAATTAAACATGAATAA
- a CDS encoding DMT family transporter, which translates to MGWLYLLGASIAEIFFALSLKYNEGFTKLIPSIVTAVTGAGSFGLLILAIKTLPLGTAYAIWTGVGAAGIAIAGIFLFKESVDIYRLSSIALIIIGVVGLKIFSGE; encoded by the coding sequence ATGGGTTGGCTTTATCTTTTGGGAGCGAGTATTGCAGAAATATTTTTTGCATTAAGCCTTAAATATAACGAAGGGTTCACTAAACTGATTCCTTCGATTGTTACAGCAGTGACAGGTGCGGGGAGTTTTGGTTTGTTAATTTTAGCAATTAAAACCTTACCTCTAGGTACGGCTTATGCTATCTGGACCGGGGTTGGTGCAGCAGGAATTGCTATTGCAGGGATTTTTCTGTTTAAAGAATCGGTGGATATTTACCGCCTTTCTTCCATCGCACTTATTATTATTGGTGTAGTAGGTTTAAAAATATTTTCTGGTGAATAA
- the tusB gene encoding sulfurtransferase complex subunit TusB: protein MLHIISISSGHEVLFERIARGDVLLFIESAVLCLHKNSQAAQAILANNQQFEFHALQADLLARGLTADKIISGINIVDYQGFVTLTLTHKVIKTWS, encoded by the coding sequence ATGCTGCATATTATCAGCATCAGTTCAGGACACGAGGTATTATTTGAACGTATTGCCCGCGGGGATGTCTTGCTTTTTATCGAGAGCGCAGTGCTTTGTTTACATAAAAATTCACAAGCTGCACAGGCAATACTGGCAAATAACCAGCAGTTTGAATTTCATGCTTTGCAAGCTGATTTATTAGCAAGAGGGCTCACTGCAGATAAGATTATATCGGGGATAAATATTGTTGATTATCAAGGTTTTGTTACTTTAACGCTGACACATAAAGTCATTAAAACATGGAGTTAA
- a CDS encoding TusE/DsrC/DsvC family sulfur relay protein codes for MELKVSGDNIPTNSQGFLLDMSLWNEQLAKCLADIEGINLTDAHWEIIYFIRQFYQEYKYLPNARVFSKAIKQKLGEEKANSRYLLKLFPAGPLKYSCKIAGLPKPPSCL; via the coding sequence ATGGAGTTAAAGGTGAGCGGCGATAACATACCCACGAACAGTCAGGGTTTTTTGCTGGACATGAGTCTATGGAATGAACAACTGGCAAAGTGTCTTGCTGATATTGAGGGCATAAATTTAACAGATGCGCATTGGGAAATAATATATTTTATTCGCCAGTTTTATCAAGAGTATAAATACTTACCCAATGCCCGTGTTTTTAGTAAAGCTATTAAACAAAAGCTGGGTGAAGAAAAGGCGAATAGCCGTTATTTACTGAAATTATTTCCAGCAGGGCCACTAAAATATTCCTGCAAGATTGCAGGCTTACCCAAACCGCCTAGTTGTTTGTAG
- a CDS encoding RNA-binding S4 domain-containing protein, translating to MAQLESIRLDKWLWTARFFKTRKLAAEAVSGGKVHLNGQRTKPGKEVKVDSHIIIHKDHLSWDIIVVAINAQRRPASEAVLLYEETAASRLKREQDAAQRRIERQFLHNDVTERPNKKQRRQIHRFKQQ from the coding sequence ATGGCTCAGTTAGAATCCATTCGTTTAGATAAATGGCTCTGGACTGCGCGTTTTTTTAAAACGCGCAAACTAGCCGCTGAAGCAGTTTCAGGGGGCAAAGTACACTTAAACGGTCAGCGCACAAAACCAGGTAAAGAGGTAAAAGTTGATAGCCATATAATTATCCATAAAGATCATTTAAGCTGGGATATTATAGTAGTAGCCATCAATGCCCAACGTAGACCTGCTTCTGAAGCGGTCCTTCTTTATGAAGAAACAGCCGCCAGTCGCTTAAAACGCGAGCAAGATGCGGCTCAGAGACGAATAGAACGTCAATTTTTGCACAATGACGTCACAGAACGTCCCAACAAAAAACAGCGTCGGCAGATCCACAGGTTTAAGCAGCAGTAA
- a CDS encoding rhodanese-like domain-containing protein: MPITAMDLVANAKQNITEISVTEARQTLSDHLILDVREPAEFSAGQIPNAINIPRGVLEFQINNHPAFTGQHAAKIIICCQSGGRSALATESLHKLGFSNAVSLAGGYKAWSES, encoded by the coding sequence ATGCCTATAACAGCAATGGATTTAGTTGCAAATGCCAAACAAAACATTACTGAAATCAGTGTAACGGAAGCCAGACAAACGTTATCTGACCATCTTATTCTAGATGTTCGGGAACCTGCTGAATTTTCCGCAGGCCAAATACCTAATGCAATCAATATTCCGCGCGGAGTACTTGAGTTTCAAATCAATAACCACCCTGCTTTTACTGGCCAACACGCAGCTAAAATTATTATTTGCTGCCAGTCAGGTGGGCGCTCGGCATTAGCAACAGAAAGCCTGCATAAACTAGGCTTCAGCAATGCAGTGAGTTTAGCTGGTGGTTATAAAGCCTGGTCTGAAAGTTAA
- a CDS encoding DUF6394 family protein — MNLEKVIFGFFIVLSLTLNVGFVLGEYNNPEHHSVYELFAVVVVNMIATGLKLGDRSQIGALLLATSLVADFELIAAALEWTFAVHVIGTGITPEVITSIVSLAGGALVANIISVVILVSETLISRI; from the coding sequence GTGAATCTTGAGAAGGTTATTTTCGGTTTTTTCATTGTACTATCATTAACCTTGAATGTAGGTTTTGTCTTAGGTGAGTATAATAATCCTGAGCACCATAGTGTTTATGAGTTATTTGCTGTTGTGGTGGTTAATATGATTGCTACCGGCTTAAAATTGGGCGATCGATCGCAAATTGGAGCGTTACTGCTGGCAACAAGCCTGGTAGCTGATTTTGAATTAATTGCGGCGGCTTTGGAGTGGACTTTTGCTGTGCATGTCATTGGGACAGGGATTACACCTGAAGTTATTACCAGTATCGTTTCTCTAGCCGGAGGCGCATTGGTTGCTAATATAATTTCAGTTGTTATTCTGGTTTCAGAAACCCTGATTTCAAGGATATAA
- a CDS encoding NAD-binding protein, producing MYTSNELSRVSFIVMREMRTPLIALITVYSVAIFGMVSIPGPEIDGKIEYLSIFHAFYFMTYTATTTGFGEIPFAFSDAQRLWAIACLYVSVVTWFYALGSIVRLFQNVFFKRAVDELRFALSVNRIGAPFYIICGFGDTGSVLVRGLNDAGLHAVVIDESAERVMALKLRNYKTAVPGLCADASVPRHLLEAGVTSEYCKAVVAITSIEDVNLKISAVARLLNPDVGILTMSKMDVFEETLATLGGEVHIVDPFKTFAKVLNACINNPAFYALNNWLVGDKGANLESYVHPPVGGWIIAGYGRMGMEANHVLTMNGIKTAVIDPHSRKKEEEIETYITGRANAKTLRKAGIDHAVGLLAAADDDGQNLSVLLNARSLNQNLFTIVRQNSHQNELAFAKADADMIMQPTLVTARKILLLLIAPLLKHFFRYLLAREPGRDDDIKQVISTLRDKIGDKKPLLVTVDFTREKSRAVIQYLDQGFDVLLGDIIADPRNPEQELELMLFVIQSEGQVIVLPSNDHKIKEGDQLLFCGTAYAKQILKSTINNEYTLHYLCTGIHKPSSYFAQWYARRFNKA from the coding sequence ATGTACACTAGTAATGAGCTAAGCCGTGTTAGTTTTATTGTTATGCGCGAGATGCGCACGCCTTTAATTGCCTTAATAACGGTATATTCGGTTGCTATTTTTGGCATGGTGTCTATACCCGGCCCTGAAATAGATGGAAAAATAGAGTATTTAAGTATTTTTCATGCTTTTTATTTTATGACTTATACCGCAACCACGACCGGGTTCGGTGAAATTCCTTTTGCATTCAGTGATGCACAACGTTTGTGGGCAATAGCATGTCTTTATGTCAGTGTCGTCACCTGGTTTTATGCACTGGGTAGTATTGTACGTTTATTCCAGAATGTATTTTTTAAACGTGCTGTTGATGAATTGCGTTTTGCTTTAAGTGTTAATCGTATCGGAGCACCTTTTTATATTATCTGTGGTTTTGGTGATACCGGCAGTGTGCTGGTAAGAGGTTTGAATGATGCTGGTTTGCATGCCGTTGTTATTGATGAGAGTGCGGAACGTGTAATGGCCTTAAAATTACGTAATTATAAAACCGCTGTGCCGGGTTTATGCGCTGATGCAAGTGTCCCCAGGCATTTACTGGAAGCGGGTGTAACCAGCGAATATTGTAAAGCGGTGGTTGCCATCACCAGTATTGAAGACGTTAACCTTAAAATTTCGGCTGTAGCACGCTTATTGAACCCCGATGTTGGTATTCTTACCATGTCTAAAATGGATGTTTTTGAGGAAACATTGGCGACTTTAGGGGGAGAAGTGCATATTGTTGATCCTTTTAAAACTTTTGCTAAAGTGCTCAATGCCTGTATCAATAATCCTGCGTTTTATGCCTTGAATAATTGGCTTGTTGGTGATAAAGGCGCAAATCTTGAATCGTATGTGCATCCACCTGTTGGCGGCTGGATTATTGCTGGTTATGGGCGAATGGGTATGGAGGCGAATCATGTTTTAACCATGAACGGGATAAAAACGGCTGTAATTGATCCACATTCACGCAAAAAAGAAGAAGAAATTGAAACCTATATTACGGGTAGAGCAAATGCCAAAACATTGAGGAAAGCAGGAATTGATCATGCAGTCGGGTTGTTAGCAGCTGCCGATGATGATGGTCAGAATTTAAGTGTATTATTAAATGCGCGTAGTCTGAATCAGAATTTATTTACTATCGTAAGGCAGAATAGTCATCAAAATGAGCTGGCCTTCGCTAAAGCAGATGCTGATATGATTATGCAGCCAACTTTGGTTACTGCAAGAAAAATCCTGTTATTGTTGATAGCCCCTTTATTAAAACACTTTTTTCGATATTTATTGGCCAGGGAGCCAGGTCGGGATGATGATATTAAACAAGTTATCAGTACGCTAAGGGATAAAATAGGTGATAAAAAACCCTTACTGGTAACCGTTGATTTTACCCGAGAAAAAAGTAGAGCAGTGATTCAGTACTTAGATCAAGGTTTTGATGTGTTGTTGGGTGATATTATTGCCGATCCGCGGAACCCCGAGCAAGAGCTGGAATTAATGCTGTTTGTTATTCAATCTGAAGGGCAAGTAATAGTTTTACCTTCGAATGATCATAAAATCAAAGAAGGCGACCAATTACTTTTTTGTGGCACTGCGTATGCTAAACAAATATTAAAGTCGACTATTAACAATGAGTATACTTTGCATTATTTATGTACGGGTATTCACAAACCATCCAGTTATTTTGCCCAATGGTATGCACGTAGGTTCAATAAAGCGTAG
- a CDS encoding metal-binding protein, which translates to MSENIRKCALCGLAVEIEGFNVQTTEGLKHFCCAGCVSVYRLLNGDKIKE; encoded by the coding sequence ATGAGTGAGAATATACGTAAATGCGCCCTGTGTGGACTTGCAGTTGAAATAGAGGGATTTAATGTCCAGACAACTGAGGGCTTAAAGCACTTTTGTTGTGCTGGGTGTGTGTCAGTTTATCGCTTATTAAATGGCGATAAAATCAAAGAATAA
- the lpxH gene encoding UDP-2,3-diacylglucosamine diphosphatase, giving the protein MSNETLFISDLHLTIERPEVTRKFIELLTTRATQARALYILGDLFDTWIGDDDFSPPINTVKKHLKALTNQGIPVFYIHGNRDFLIGKRFSEQTGITLLDEYSVIDLYGTSTLLTHGDLLCTDDLPYQEFRIKSHATEWQENVLSRPLIFRLLYARWYRLRSYFHKRKKSQDIMDVNQQSIQKVMEKFQTKRLIHGHTHRPAVHDLQINGQDAQRFVLAEWKKDSASFLSWSESGYKVESI; this is encoded by the coding sequence ATGAGTAATGAAACTCTGTTTATTTCAGACTTGCATCTAACCATTGAACGCCCTGAAGTAACACGTAAGTTTATAGAACTATTAACAACGCGTGCCACTCAAGCTCGTGCTTTATATATATTAGGCGACTTATTTGATACCTGGATTGGGGATGATGATTTTAGCCCGCCAATCAACACGGTAAAAAAACACCTTAAAGCTCTCACGAATCAGGGCATACCCGTCTTTTATATACATGGTAACCGTGACTTTCTGATCGGCAAGCGGTTTAGTGAACAAACAGGGATCACCTTACTGGATGAATATAGCGTCATTGATCTCTATGGAACGAGTACTTTACTGACGCATGGCGATTTGCTGTGTACCGATGACCTGCCCTATCAGGAATTCCGTATCAAATCACACGCTACCGAATGGCAAGAAAATGTTTTATCCAGGCCGTTGATATTCAGATTGTTATATGCCCGCTGGTATCGCTTACGCAGTTATTTTCATAAGCGCAAAAAATCTCAGGATATTATGGATGTCAATCAGCAAAGCATTCAAAAGGTCATGGAAAAATTCCAGACTAAGCGCTTAATTCATGGCCATACCCATAGGCCTGCAGTACATGATTTACAGATAAACGGACAAGATGCACAACGCTTTGTGCTTGCGGAATGGAAAAAAGACAGCGCCAGTTTCTTGTCCTGGTCGGAATCTGGATATAAAGTAGAATCAATTTAA
- a CDS encoding peptidylprolyl isomerase, with protein sequence MRSLIIFLMLYFTSTYSFSTENKMPETQPRVKFQTTAGDFTIELNPEKAPITVKNFLTYVNEGFYNGTVFHRVIPGFMAQGGGFDTSFKQKATHDTIKIEADNGLKNDRGTVAMARTGIPDSASSQFFINYKDNDFLNHSAPTSQGWGYTVFGKVVEGMDVVDEMAKAPTATRNGHQDVPKTDIIIEKAEVIK encoded by the coding sequence ATGCGTTCTTTAATTATTTTTTTGATGCTCTACTTTACTTCAACCTATTCTTTCTCAACGGAAAACAAAATGCCAGAAACACAACCTAGGGTCAAATTTCAAACTACTGCGGGTGATTTCACTATTGAGCTAAACCCAGAAAAAGCGCCTATTACTGTAAAAAACTTTCTTACCTATGTTAATGAAGGCTTTTACAATGGCACTGTTTTTCATCGTGTTATTCCAGGCTTTATGGCACAGGGCGGTGGTTTTGATACCAGTTTTAAACAAAAAGCGACACACGATACGATTAAAATAGAAGCCGATAATGGTTTAAAAAATGATCGTGGCACGGTCGCCATGGCGCGTACAGGGATTCCAGACTCTGCATCTTCTCAATTTTTTATTAACTATAAGGATAATGACTTCTTAAACCATAGCGCACCAACATCACAGGGCTGGGGTTATACTGTATTCGGTAAAGTAGTTGAAGGTATGGATGTTGTTGATGAAATGGCAAAAGCGCCAACAGCTACTCGCAATGGCCATCAAGATGTACCTAAAACAGATATTATTATTGAAAAAGCTGAAGTTATTAAATAG
- the cysS gene encoding cysteine--tRNA ligase — translation MLKIYNTLTRSKDIFTPRVEGKVGMYVCGMTVYDYCHIGHARVMVVFDIVARYLRYSGYDLRYVRNVTDIDDKIIQRANENNEEIGALTQRFIEAMHADERALAVLPPDMEPRATKSMDDIILMITALFEKGLAYTGSNGDVFYAVNKFAGYGALSGKKLDELQAGERVEVDQAKKNPFDFVLWKKAKADEPYWNSPWGRGRPGWHIECSAMATRCLGHHFDIHGGGMDLQFPHHENEIAQSEGATGEKFVNTWMHNGFVRINEEKMSKSLGNFFTVREVLKQYRPEVVRFFVMSSHYRSPLNYSDEQLDDAGVALTRLYTALRGVPAIAGKSSEYSKRFKQAMDDDFNTPVAVAVLFDMARELNKEKNNDAELASRLAAELKELSNVLGILQDDPESFLQAGDTVKEGGLSEQEIEQFIEQRLRAKQHKNWALADKIREDLKQQGIVLEDVAAGTNWRRE, via the coding sequence ATGTTAAAAATATATAATACCCTGACGCGCAGCAAAGACATTTTTACACCGCGAGTTGAGGGGAAGGTAGGCATGTATGTCTGTGGGATGACAGTGTATGATTACTGTCATATTGGACATGCACGTGTGATGGTCGTGTTTGATATTGTTGCTCGATATTTACGTTATTCAGGTTACGACTTAAGGTATGTGCGTAATGTCACTGATATAGATGATAAAATCATTCAGCGTGCAAATGAAAATAATGAAGAGATTGGCGCCTTAACGCAGCGATTTATTGAAGCAATGCATGCAGATGAGCGTGCATTAGCCGTATTACCACCTGATATGGAGCCCAGAGCGACTAAATCAATGGATGATATTATCCTGATGATTACCGCCTTGTTTGAAAAGGGTCTGGCTTACACAGGGAGCAATGGGGATGTTTTTTATGCAGTGAATAAATTTGCCGGTTATGGTGCTTTATCAGGTAAAAAACTGGATGAATTACAGGCGGGTGAGCGAGTTGAAGTCGATCAGGCAAAAAAAAATCCCTTTGATTTTGTATTATGGAAAAAGGCCAAAGCAGACGAGCCGTACTGGAATTCGCCCTGGGGAAGAGGGCGGCCGGGTTGGCATATAGAATGTTCGGCTATGGCTACGAGATGTCTGGGGCATCATTTTGATATACATGGCGGCGGTATGGATTTACAATTTCCTCATCATGAAAATGAAATTGCCCAATCTGAAGGCGCGACCGGTGAAAAGTTTGTTAATACCTGGATGCATAATGGATTTGTACGTATAAATGAAGAAAAAATGTCCAAATCGCTGGGTAATTTTTTCACAGTCAGAGAAGTGTTAAAGCAATATAGGCCAGAGGTAGTACGTTTTTTTGTAATGTCCAGTCATTACCGTAGTCCACTCAATTATTCTGATGAGCAGCTGGATGATGCGGGAGTTGCATTGACTCGTTTATATACAGCCTTGCGTGGAGTTCCGGCAATAGCAGGAAAAAGCAGTGAATATAGCAAGCGATTTAAACAGGCAATGGACGATGATTTTAATACGCCTGTTGCAGTAGCGGTATTATTTGATATGGCAAGAGAATTGAATAAAGAAAAAAATAATGATGCCGAACTTGCATCCAGGCTAGCCGCTGAATTAAAAGAGCTGTCTAATGTATTGGGCATTTTGCAGGATGATCCGGAAAGTTTTTTGCAGGCTGGAGATACCGTAAAAGAAGGCGGTTTAAGTGAGCAGGAAATTGAACAATTCATTGAGCAGCGCCTACGGGCAAAACAACACAAGAACTGGGCGCTCGCGGATAAAATCCGCGAGGATTTAAAGCAGCAGGGCATAGTCCTGGAAGATGTTGCTGCAGGCACCAACTGGCGTCGTGAATAA